In a single window of the Lagenorhynchus albirostris chromosome 19, mLagAlb1.1, whole genome shotgun sequence genome:
- the LOC132510276 gene encoding zinc finger protein 331-like — translation MALEWGTFRKAALEFTQEEWNIWGSALRELYWDVMMENSNLVLLEWRRVNGTKHSWDMTMRERWRNMIHKGELEMEERTQCNTGTSLLAI, via the exons ATGGCTTTG GAATGGGGAACGTTCAGGAAAGCGGCCCTAGAGTTCACTCAGGAGGAGTGGAATATCTGGGGTTCTGCTCTGAGGGAACTGTACTGGGATGTGATGATGGAAAACAGCAACTTAGTCTTACTGG AATGGAGACGTGTAAATGGGACAAAGCACTCCTGGGATATGACTatgagggagagatggagaaatatGATCCATAAGGGTGAGCTGGAGATGGAAGAAAGGACACAGTGTAACACGGGGACCTCCCTTCTTGCCATATAG